A stretch of the Lactuca sativa cultivar Salinas chromosome 9, Lsat_Salinas_v11, whole genome shotgun sequence genome encodes the following:
- the LOC111916893 gene encoding uncharacterized protein LOC111916893 — MKISSKSILSPGRAGGRDPPISLSTSLSRRLRTSRSIKGGASPAMFPTTGKKRGGGFDNPEPSSPKVTCIGQVRVKSKKKQGKRLRTLSRRHSTGDVSFRKLDHSRDGFSKSTNLGSNYQQGSNSFSSNQENLPEQRHNQRWVHLPLTICEALRAFGSEFSCLFPCRSSCFSPATEREKEEKTAGRGEEMDSHRHGSSSCAAVFTRWLVAFQDGDDGDRGSRREIELVVGGDDEDDDDRSMRTSRRHVFDDLEIVNNRIEGTKDEARVSICIPPKNALLLMRCRSDPLKMEALANRLWAPTIDQNDEEDEEFLDDEYEIQQKTFDSKESKDNDQEHEANQETNLKRSVEEEEEYQEQNPEIYEDEEEIAVFGSLFDEIVDQELQEPDEMEDSREIFEEDEIPEIETEESHIEKFKFFQGKNEDEMVAEFAGRSEMAEEMVTESKERDNGVLEREGLPDCLLLMMYEPKLSMEVSKETWVSSKDFIRRHSSKKKPPQPPPPPPVKQTDGEDESKVSTTTFTTLSSATKHVTAEAAAAAAAAPPIQPGRSSCSLPRRPPSMAEMLEQKLVNAVGYEPFVLTRCKSEPMRTAAAKLAPDSCFWKNRKLEPLRRASFGVGAAGLGF, encoded by the coding sequence ATGAAGATCTCATCGAAATCGATCTTGAGTCCAGGTAGAGCTGGTGGACGTGATCCGCCAATCTCCCTATCAACCTCCCTCAGCCGTAGGCTGAGAACCAGTCGCAGTATTAAAGGCGGTGCATCTCCGGCGATGTTTCCCACCACCGGAAAGAAAAGAGGCGGCGGTTTTGATAACCCAGAGCCCTCTTCTCCTAAAGTCACTTGTATTGGTCAAGTCAGGGTTAAGAGCAAGAAGAAACAAGGGAAAAGATTGAGAACTTTATCGAGAAGGCATAGCACCGGAGATGTTAGTTTTAGAAAACTAGATCATTCTCGTGATGGGTTTAGTAAAAGTACGAATCTTGGGTCGAATTATCAACAGGGTAGTAATAGTTTCAGTAGTAATCAGGAGAACTTGCCGGAGCAGAGGCATAACCAGAGATGGGTTCATCTGCCATTGACGATTTGCGAAGCTTTAAGGGCATTTGGGTCGGAGTTCAGCTGTTTGTTTCCTTGCCGATCTTCATGTTTTTCTCCGGCGACAGAGAGGGAGAAGGAAGAGAAGACTGCAGGGAGAGGAGAGGAGATGGATAGTCACCGGCATGGTTCTAGCTCGTGTGCTGCGGTGTTTACACGGTGGTTGGTGGCTTTTCAGGACGGAGATGAtggcgatagaggtagtaggagagAGATTGAGCTGGTTGTAGGAGGAGATGATGAAGATGACGATGATAGAAGCATGAGGACTTCAAGAAGACATGTGTTTGATGATTTAGAGATCGTAAATAATAGAATTGAGGGGACAAAAGACGAAGCAAGAGTGAGCATTTGTATACCACCAAAGAATGCTCTGTTGTTGATGAGATGCAGATCTGATCCTTTAAAGATGGAAGCTCTTGCAAATCGATTGTGGGCACCAACGATTGATCAAAATGATGAGGAAGATGAGGAATTTCTTGACGATGAATATGAAATCCAGCAAAAAACATTTGATTCGAAGGAATCTAAAGATAACGATCAAGAACATGAAGCTAATCAAGAAACGAACTTGAAACGTAGtgttgaagaggaagaagaatatCAAGAACAAAACCCAGAAATCTATGAAGACGAAGAAGAAATTGCAGTTTTTGGGTCATTATTTGATGAAATTGTAGATCAAGAACTTCAAGAACCTGATGAAATGGAGGATTCTAGAGAAATATTTGAAGAAGATGAAATCCCAGAAATTGAAACAGAGGAGTCACACATTGAAAAATTCAAATTCTTTCAAGGCAAAAACGAAGACGAAATGGTGGCCGAATTTGCAGGGAGATCTGAAATGGCGGAAGAAATGGTAACCGAGTCAAAGGAGAGAGACAAtggagttctagagagagaagggTTGCCGGATTGTTTGCTATTAATGATGTATGAGCCTAAGCTATCAATGGAGGTTTCAAAGGAGACATGGGTATCCAGTAAGGACTTCATCCGGCGGCATTCGAGTAAAAAAAAGCCTCCACAACCGCCGCCGCCGCCACCGGTCAAACAAACAGACGGTGAAGACGAGTCAAAGGTCAGTACCACCACCTTCACTACTCTTTCAAGTGCTACAAAACATGTGACCGCTGAGGCAGCGGCTGCGGCAGCGGCTGCTCCGCCAATCCAGCCAGGCCGATCGTCGTGTTCATTACCTCGACGACCACCGTCTATGGCGGAGATGCTAGAAcagaagctcgtaaatgcggtgGGGTACGAGCCGTTTGTGCTGACTCGATGCAAATCTGAGCCGATGAGAACAGCGGCGGCTAAGCTAGCGCCGGATTCTTGCTTTTGGAAAAACAGGAAGCTGGAGCCGCTCCGGCGAGCTTCATTCGGCGTCGGCGCGGCGGGGTTAGGGTTTTAA